One genomic segment of Salmo trutta chromosome 8, fSalTru1.1, whole genome shotgun sequence includes these proteins:
- the LOC115197985 gene encoding cilia- and flagella-associated protein 251-like codes for MEELTLLLWLLIVPLQSFVLQPRVEMIRIEDSVRETDPWSDWRPERLRETPTADKEEGEELTATHPEERREEEGRSEEGLTPETDSEKWRIEEEKGAAEQEGHEEEQGMEEERTLVGGLDYREKKRFENWEIEADEEDEKEEERRDNGEGRHEEGIRSDDEERDGKEQRVYGGEDKREEDLILCLFHFMMSLLHLPLNMALHQLHPLPPLKFQSLPLMLSLNLPVISKTRLQRQKRPSYWWTVSSLWFRV; via the exons ATGGAAGAACTCACTCTGCTACTCTGGCTCCTGATAGTTCCTCTTCAATCATTTGTACTTCAGCCCA GAGTGGAAATGATCCGCATAGAAGACTCGGTCAGAGAAACAGATCCCTGGTCAGACTGGAGAcctgagagactgagggagaccCCAACAGCAGACAAAGAGGAGGGTGAAGAACTCACTGCAACCCACcctgaagagaggagggaggaagaggggaggagcgAGGAAGGACTAACTCCAGAGACTGACTCTGAGAAGTGGAgaatagaggaggagaagggggcagCAGAGCAGGAGGGCCATGAGGAAGAGcaagggatggaggaagagagaacgCTGGTTGGAGGGCTTGattacagagagaaaaagagatttGAAAATTGGGAGATAGAAGCTGATGAGGAAGatgaaaaggaggaggagagaagagataaTGGAGAGGGGAGACATGAAGAAGGGATTAGATCAgatgatgaggagagagatggtAAGGAACAGAGAGTATATGGAGGAGAGGATAAACGAGAGGAAGACCTGATA CTATGCCTGTTCCACTTTATGATGTCACTCCTCCACCTGCCACTCAACATGGCCCTCCACCAGTTacaccctctaccccctctcaaGTTCCAGAGTCTGCCACTCATGCTCTCGCTCAACCTGCCAGTCATATCCAAGACCCGGCTCCAGAGGCAGAAGAGGCCATCTTATTGGTGGACAGTGAGCTCATTATGGTTCAGAGTGTGA